In the genome of Gloeotrichia echinulata CP02, one region contains:
- the pabB gene encoding aminodeoxychorismate synthase, which translates to MQTLIIDNYDSYTFNLYQMIAEVNGDLPLVIRNDQLNWNELREIAFENIVISPGPGRPERSTDFGVSRQIIENVDVPLLGVCLGHQGLGYLHGGKVIHAPEVRHGRLSKIYHNDSELFQGIPSQFSVVRYHSLLVADELPECLEKIAWTEEGLVMGLRHRHLPFWGVQFHPESICTEYGRRLLENFRDMTLQFTEKSSRSSVKQYWTGYGSLSPSIDEPNQEQSEKFELHTRKLNICPDTEQIFVNLFEQATNGFWLDSNRVEPGLSRFSFMGDGNGANSLLVRYHTKTQELMITESDSVTRRSESIFEFLKREIHSRSCQADELPFDFNCGFVGYFGYELKAECGAQLVHSSPLPDAIFLLADRMIIIDHQEQCIYLLQLIKKGQTEQVETWFDTIQQQLENLGSVSSLAPQENSQPVKFRLSRTYQNYIQDIHQCLDEIHEGETYQVCLTNQLHSDVTPDPLTFYRTLRKINPAPYSAFLRFGDLAIACSSPERFLRIDRQGWVETKPIKGTLPRGKTPEEDFVLREKLRNSEKDRAENLMIVDLLRNDLGRVCEVGSVHVPQLMNVETYTTVHQLVTTVRGRLRKDLQAVDCVRASFPGGSMTGAPKIRTMQIIDRLEQEARGVYSGAIGFLGLNGSADLNIVIRTAVLTADQTSIGIGGGIIALSEPEMEFQETLLKAKALIDALVLTMHGTFEPDLYHILGC; encoded by the coding sequence ATGCAAACATTAATTATTGATAACTATGACTCTTATACCTTCAATCTTTACCAGATGATTGCCGAGGTAAATGGTGATCTACCTCTGGTAATTCGGAATGATCAACTAAACTGGAATGAATTGAGAGAAATAGCATTTGAAAATATTGTGATTTCTCCAGGGCCAGGTCGTCCAGAAAGGTCAACAGATTTTGGAGTCTCCCGACAGATAATTGAAAATGTGGATGTACCTTTGCTGGGAGTGTGTCTAGGACATCAAGGACTTGGCTATCTACATGGTGGAAAGGTGATTCATGCACCAGAAGTTCGACATGGTAGACTCAGTAAAATTTATCATAATGATTCAGAATTATTCCAAGGCATTCCCAGTCAGTTTTCTGTAGTGCGCTATCACTCTTTATTAGTTGCTGATGAACTACCTGAATGTCTAGAAAAAATTGCTTGGACAGAAGAAGGACTGGTGATGGGATTACGTCATAGACATCTACCTTTTTGGGGTGTGCAGTTTCACCCAGAGTCTATTTGTACAGAATATGGACGAAGATTATTAGAAAACTTTAGAGATATGACGCTGCAATTTACCGAGAAATCGTCAAGAAGTTCAGTAAAGCAGTATTGGACAGGATATGGATCTCTTAGTCCTTCCATAGATGAACCCAACCAAGAACAGTCCGAAAAGTTTGAACTTCACACACGCAAACTAAATATTTGCCCGGATACAGAACAAATATTTGTCAATTTGTTTGAGCAAGCAACAAATGGCTTTTGGTTAGACAGTAATCGTGTGGAACCTGGTCTGTCGCGCTTCTCTTTTATGGGTGATGGAAATGGAGCAAACAGCCTATTGGTACGTTACCATACCAAAACGCAAGAACTCATGATCACAGAGTCAGATAGCGTGACCCGTCGCAGCGAAAGTATTTTCGAGTTTCTCAAACGAGAAATTCACAGCCGAAGTTGTCAAGCTGATGAGTTACCATTTGATTTTAACTGTGGTTTTGTTGGCTATTTTGGCTATGAACTTAAAGCAGAGTGTGGAGCGCAATTAGTCCATTCCTCACCTTTACCCGATGCTATTTTCTTACTTGCAGATCGCATGATTATCATCGATCACCAAGAACAGTGTATTTATTTGCTACAATTAATCAAAAAAGGACAAACAGAACAGGTAGAAACTTGGTTTGATACTATCCAACAACAACTAGAAAATCTAGGTTCTGTTTCTTCCCTAGCACCCCAGGAAAATTCTCAACCAGTTAAGTTCCGGTTAAGTCGTACTTACCAAAATTACATCCAAGATATTCACCAGTGCTTGGACGAAATTCACGAAGGGGAAACCTATCAAGTTTGCTTGACGAATCAGCTTCACAGCGATGTTACCCCTGACCCATTGACGTTCTATCGCACATTACGTAAAATCAATCCCGCTCCTTACTCGGCATTTTTGCGCTTTGGTGATCTGGCGATCGCCTGCTCATCTCCAGAACGATTTCTACGGATTGATCGCCAAGGATGGGTAGAAACTAAGCCCATAAAAGGAACCCTACCGCGAGGAAAAACCCCCGAAGAAGATTTTGTCCTACGGGAAAAGCTACGCAACAGCGAAAAAGACCGGGCTGAAAATCTGATGATTGTCGATCTGTTACGCAATGATTTAGGACGAGTCTGTGAAGTTGGTAGTGTTCACGTACCACAATTAATGAATGTAGAAACCTATACAACAGTACATCAGCTGGTGACAACGGTACGGGGGCGATTGCGAAAAGACCTACAAGCCGTGGATTGCGTGCGGGCGTCATTTCCAGGGGGATCGATGACCGGTGCGCCCAAAATCCGCACCATGCAAATTATCGACCGACTAGAACAAGAGGCGCGGGGAGTGTATTCTGGGGCGATCGGCTTTTTAGGCTTGAATGGTTCAGCCGATTTGAATATTGTCATTCGGACTGCTGTTTTGACTGCTGATCAAACCTCGATTGGTATCGGTGGCGGAATTATCGCCCTTTCTGAGCCGGAAATGGAGTTTCAAGAAACCCTGCTTAAAGCCAAAGCCTTAATCGACGCTCTAGTTTTGACGATGCACGGAACATTTGAACCAGATCTCTATCACATTTTGGGATGTTGA
- a CDS encoding ssl1498 family light-harvesting-like protein — translation MYTTINENGILNNYASEPEIYYAAYPSDEQQRRYAFQGAVAAIFVSALVLLACAIN, via the coding sequence ATGTATACCACCATCAACGAAAACGGCATCCTCAACAACTACGCAAGTGAACCCGAAATTTACTATGCTGCGTACCCTTCAGATGAACAGCAACGTCGCTATGCTTTCCAAGGTGCAGTTGCTGCTATATTCGTCAGCGCTTTGGTGTTATTGGCTTGTGCAATTAACTAA
- a CDS encoding Uma2 family endonuclease: MTYSPLKLLTFEQFLVEYGDNSRYELIDGELRDMEPTGPHEEVSGNIAGRIYAEILRSNFNWLIPKTCLIKPPAAEATALRPDVIVLDKIKLSNEPLWQKEPIICNGNTIQLVAEVVSTNWQDDYARKVEEYVFIKIPEYWIVDFRALGGLQFIGNPKQSTLTICHLVNGVYQQQQYRLGDAIFSSLFPNLKLKLDDIMP, encoded by the coding sequence ATGACTTATAGCCCACTCAAACTGCTCACTTTCGAGCAATTTTTAGTCGAGTATGGGGACAACTCACGTTACGAACTCATTGACGGAGAACTACGTGATATGGAACCAACAGGTCCACATGAAGAGGTTTCTGGAAATATTGCTGGGAGAATTTATGCTGAAATTCTTCGTTCTAATTTCAACTGGCTGATTCCAAAAACTTGTTTGATTAAACCACCTGCTGCTGAAGCAACAGCACTGCGTCCAGACGTAATTGTTCTAGACAAAATAAAACTCAGCAACGAACCACTTTGGCAAAAAGAACCTATTATCTGTAATGGCAATACTATTCAGTTAGTTGCTGAAGTTGTAAGTACCAATTGGCAGGATGATTATGCCAGAAAAGTTGAAGAATATGTTTTTATTAAAATACCAGAATATTGGATTGTAGATTTTCGCGCTTTGGGTGGCTTGCAATTTATCGGTAATCCTAAACAGTCTACCTTGACAATCTGTCACCTAGTTAATGGCGTATATCAGCAGCAACAATATCGCTTGGGAGATGCTATTTTTTCTTCTCTATTTCCCAACTTAAAACTCAAACTCGACGATATTATGCCATAG
- a CDS encoding DUF3536 domain-containing protein gives MTSAAELPASSGSTFTSHHEDKHTIETDPLRTAKGVYVTVHGHFYQPPRENPYLDAIERQASAAPFHDWNERIHWECYRPNAFARVLNDRGEVVGIVNNYEYMSFNIGPTLMSWLERHDVEVYQRILEADVKSSQRLQGHGNAIAQVYNHIIMPLANERDKYTQIRWGVEDFRSRFGRDPEGMWLAETAVDYATLEALVAEGIRFIVLAPSQAQRCRPLPSKHHPHPEWHEVGGSQIDPTRPYRCYLKDSHSSNDQPYIDIFFYDGPISRDMGFSDVVYNSHHFAGRIGAAVRGDHRPAQLISVATDGETFGHHKKGTEKTLAYAFIGEFPHHGWTVTNFAHYLSLNTPTWEVQLKPITAWSCAHGVDRWQDDCGCGGEGGVWHQKWRRPLRNALNWLRDQLIDVYEQHGKQLFRDPWLARDEYIQVIRDRSSANVSRFLGRHQTHKLTAAEQVDALRLLEMQRHALLMFTSCGWFFEELSRPEGTQIMRYAARALELAGDVAGVQLEKGFLKRLALAPSNIDYFKHGAEVYRQQVLTAQVGFKQVAAHYAITSLFSNHHSALTTGEKRVYCYSTNELDYQLQRLGSLTLAVGNVKLVSEITWESENLVFAVLHLGGWDFHCCIQQFTGRRDYSQLKEKLFGSLKQASAAQTILAMTQLFGEEAFSLQNLFAEERHRIMRLLSQETLTRLDQLYTQAYRENYGVLMAFHRDELTVPPELQVAAEIALGYRCQTTLRSLEQDITEPQITLNHIVELEAIATEAQHLHCQLNIPEGKQILEQLIVRLLWQLLHDPNGTLDADIQRLERLIDVGYQLNLGLSLYRSQELYFSCLHNQIVPLCVAAVTNNQDPHEYRQLLKLGQKLAVDVSGILKLFS, from the coding sequence ATGACATCTGCTGCTGAACTGCCAGCTAGCTCTGGCTCTACATTTACGTCACACCATGAGGACAAACACACCATCGAGACCGATCCCCTGAGAACGGCGAAGGGTGTATACGTAACGGTACATGGTCATTTTTACCAGCCACCAAGGGAAAACCCTTATTTGGACGCGATAGAACGTCAAGCGAGTGCTGCACCTTTCCATGATTGGAATGAGCGGATTCATTGGGAATGCTATCGCCCAAATGCCTTTGCCAGGGTGTTGAATGACCGGGGCGAAGTGGTGGGGATCGTGAATAATTACGAGTATATGAGCTTTAACATCGGTCCGACGCTGATGTCGTGGCTAGAACGCCACGATGTGGAGGTTTATCAGCGGATTTTGGAGGCAGATGTCAAGAGTTCCCAACGTTTGCAAGGTCATGGAAATGCGATCGCCCAAGTATACAATCACATCATCATGCCCCTGGCGAACGAACGGGACAAATACACCCAAATTCGCTGGGGTGTAGAAGATTTCCGTTCCCGCTTTGGTCGTGATCCCGAAGGTATGTGGCTAGCAGAAACCGCTGTAGACTATGCCACTCTCGAAGCCCTGGTTGCAGAAGGGATTCGCTTTATTGTCCTGGCACCATCTCAAGCACAGCGTTGTCGTCCCCTACCCAGCAAGCATCATCCCCATCCCGAATGGCATGAAGTCGGCGGTAGTCAGATTGATCCCACCCGCCCCTATCGTTGTTATTTGAAGGATAGTCATTCGTCAAATGACCAACCCTACATTGATATCTTTTTCTACGATGGTCCGATCTCGCGGGATATGGGTTTTAGTGATGTTGTGTATAATTCCCATCACTTCGCAGGACGCATCGGTGCAGCAGTCCGTGGGGATCATCGTCCCGCGCAATTGATTTCTGTGGCGACCGATGGGGAAACCTTTGGACACCATAAGAAAGGTACTGAGAAAACTTTAGCCTACGCCTTTATCGGTGAGTTTCCGCATCACGGTTGGACAGTAACAAACTTTGCCCACTACCTCAGTTTAAATACCCCCACGTGGGAAGTTCAATTGAAGCCCATCACCGCCTGGAGTTGCGCCCACGGTGTAGACAGATGGCAAGATGACTGTGGTTGTGGTGGTGAAGGCGGTGTTTGGCATCAGAAATGGCGCCGCCCCCTGCGGAATGCCTTAAATTGGCTGCGAGATCAACTGATAGATGTATATGAGCAACATGGTAAGCAGTTGTTCCGCGATCCCTGGCTAGCACGGGATGAATATATTCAGGTAATTCGCGATCGCTCTTCTGCCAATGTTAGCCGTTTTCTCGGACGCCATCAAACCCACAAGCTGACAGCCGCTGAACAAGTAGACGCTTTGCGCCTGTTGGAAATGCAGCGTCATGCTTTGCTGATGTTCACCAGTTGCGGTTGGTTTTTTGAGGAACTATCCCGCCCTGAAGGAACGCAGATCATGCGTTACGCCGCCCGTGCATTGGAATTGGCGGGAGATGTGGCGGGTGTGCAGTTGGAAAAAGGTTTCCTCAAGCGCCTGGCTTTAGCCCCCAGTAATATCGATTACTTTAAGCATGGTGCTGAAGTTTACCGTCAACAGGTGCTGACTGCCCAAGTTGGTTTTAAACAAGTAGCCGCCCATTACGCCATTACTTCCCTCTTTAGCAATCACCACTCAGCACTCACAACTGGAGAAAAGCGTGTTTATTGCTATTCTACTAATGAGTTGGATTACCAGTTACAACGCTTGGGATCATTGACGCTGGCGGTAGGTAATGTGAAGCTAGTGTCAGAAATTACCTGGGAAAGCGAAAATTTGGTATTTGCTGTTCTCCATTTAGGCGGTTGGGATTTCCACTGCTGTATTCAACAATTTACTGGGCGACGTGACTACAGCCAATTGAAAGAAAAGCTGTTTGGCTCTCTTAAACAGGCTAGTGCGGCTCAAACTATTTTGGCGATGACCCAGTTATTTGGGGAAGAGGCTTTCAGCTTGCAGAATCTATTTGCTGAGGAACGCCACCGGATTATGCGGCTACTAAGTCAGGAAACATTGACACGTTTAGACCAGTTATATACCCAAGCATATCGGGAAAATTACGGCGTCCTTATGGCGTTCCATCGGGATGAACTCACTGTACCGCCAGAATTACAGGTAGCAGCGGAGATTGCTTTAGGCTATCGCTGTCAAACAACATTGCGATCGCTGGAGCAAGATATCACAGAACCCCAAATTACTCTTAATCACATAGTAGAATTGGAGGCGATCGCCACTGAAGCCCAGCATCTGCATTGTCAGCTGAATATTCCCGAAGGCAAACAGATTTTAGAACAGTTGATTGTGCGATTGCTCTGGCAATTGTTACATGATCCCAATGGCACCTTAGATGCAGATATCCAACGTTTAGAACGTTTAATCGATGTGGGATATCAGCTCAATCTTGGACTCTCCTTGTATCGATCCCAAGAACTGTACTTCAGCTGTTTGCACAATCAAATAGTACCTTTGTGTGTCGCCGCTGTTACTAACAATCAAGATCCTCATGAATATCGTCAATTGCTCAAGCTGGGGCAAAAATTAGCTGTTGATGTCAGCGGGATTTTGAAACTGTTCAGTTGA
- the cax gene encoding calcium/proton exchanger, whose translation MSVKNLVFLVLLLFIPVSLAANFLEWGDLIVFITAALAILPLAAWMGTATEEIAVVVGPSLGGLLNATFGNATELIIALVALNAGLVDVVKASITGSIIGNLLLVMGLSMLLGGLRYKEQKFQPIVARVNAASMNLAVIAILLPTAMNFSAKGISPQILQNLSIAVAVVLILVYALTLLFSMKTHSYLYDVGIAETEVEEIPHNQPNIWLWSGVLLVCTLLVALESEFLVDSLEVATSQLGLTSLFTGVILVPIVGNAAEHATAVTVAMKDKMDLSLSVAVGSSMQIALFVAPVLVIVGWVIGQPMDLDFKPFELVAVAVSVLIANSISSDGKSNWLEGTLLLAAYTVLGFAFYFHPVIDSIG comes from the coding sequence ATGTCAGTCAAAAATCTTGTTTTTCTCGTGCTGTTGCTGTTTATCCCAGTTTCCTTAGCCGCCAACTTTCTCGAATGGGGAGACTTGATAGTTTTCATCACGGCCGCATTAGCGATTTTACCCTTAGCCGCTTGGATGGGTACAGCCACAGAAGAAATTGCTGTAGTCGTTGGCCCTTCCTTGGGAGGGTTATTAAATGCTACCTTTGGTAATGCTACAGAACTAATCATCGCTTTAGTGGCTTTAAACGCTGGGTTAGTAGATGTAGTCAAAGCCAGTATTACGGGATCAATTATCGGTAACTTACTACTGGTGATGGGTCTTTCGATGCTTTTGGGTGGACTGCGGTACAAAGAACAGAAATTTCAACCGATTGTAGCGCGGGTGAATGCTGCTTCGATGAATTTGGCGGTGATAGCCATTTTGCTACCCACAGCGATGAACTTTTCTGCTAAAGGAATTAGCCCACAAATCCTGCAAAATCTTTCCATCGCCGTTGCTGTAGTATTAATTTTGGTTTATGCATTAACCCTACTTTTTTCGATGAAAACCCACTCCTATTTGTATGACGTGGGTATAGCAGAGACAGAAGTAGAGGAAATACCTCATAATCAACCAAATATTTGGTTATGGAGTGGTGTGCTGCTAGTATGTACTCTTTTAGTAGCATTAGAGTCAGAATTTCTCGTTGATTCTTTGGAAGTAGCGACATCTCAATTAGGTTTAACTTCGTTGTTTACCGGGGTAATTCTGGTACCGATTGTTGGTAACGCCGCTGAACACGCCACAGCTGTCACCGTCGCCATGAAAGATAAAATGGATCTTTCTTTGTCCGTGGCTGTGGGATCGAGTATGCAGATTGCTCTATTTGTCGCTCCCGTTTTAGTCATAGTAGGCTGGGTAATTGGTCAGCCAATGGATTTGGATTTTAAACCCTTTGAATTAGTCGCCGTAGCTGTCTCAGTGTTGATTGCCAATAGCATTAGTTCTGATGGTAAGTCCAATTGGCTAGAAGGCACGTTACTATTAGCTGCTTATACCGTTTTGGGCTTTGCTTTCTATTTCCATCCAGTGATCGATAGCATCGGTTAG
- a CDS encoding peptidoglycan-binding domain-containing protein, with product MSEIGLPMTGMLTTGQPSPPNGAVERPMQLENSVQESLQGESSVLVSTAQIAPPEFIETDGISQTTASALTLKNENILHKITKKLPSLDASSLPNSNDSPALVADSAAVASELPKSHSQPLPILRFGSSGTAVRLLQKLLIINGYMMQVDGIFGPLTETAIKAFQNRRKLIADGIVDQRTWEELTN from the coding sequence ATGAGTGAAATTGGCCTGCCGATGACGGGCATGTTAACAACAGGACAACCATCTCCGCCCAATGGGGCGGTGGAGCGACCAATGCAGCTAGAAAATAGCGTGCAGGAGTCTCTACAGGGTGAGTCATCTGTGTTAGTTTCCACTGCTCAAATTGCACCACCAGAATTCATCGAAACAGATGGGATTTCCCAAACTACAGCGTCAGCGCTCACCCTGAAAAATGAAAATATCCTTCACAAAATCACAAAAAAGCTTCCGTCTCTAGACGCCTCTAGCTTACCTAATTCCAATGACTCCCCAGCACTCGTAGCCGACAGTGCTGCAGTTGCGTCAGAATTACCAAAGTCTCATAGCCAACCTTTACCAATTTTGCGTTTTGGTAGTTCAGGTACTGCTGTCAGACTATTACAAAAGCTATTAATTATTAACGGCTATATGATGCAAGTTGATGGAATTTTTGGTCCGCTGACAGAAACTGCTATCAAAGCATTTCAAAATCGGCGTAAATTAATAGCGGATGGAATAGTTGATCAAAGAACTTGGGAGGAGTTGACAAATTAG
- a CDS encoding sucrose synthase, whose product MSELLQTLLDSEEKIDLRSFISELRQQEKKYLLRNDIVNVYSEYCSKQKKSEKFYTSSYLGNLIYYTQEIIQDESNLYFVIRPKIASQEVYRVTPDLSIEPIPVQELLDLRDRLVNRFHPHEGDLLEIDFGPFYDYSPIMRDPKNIGKGVQFLNRYLSSKLFQDAKQWLESLFIFLRLHQYNGIHLLINDRIQSQKQLSEQVKKALAFVSVRSRDEPYEQFRFQLQAMGFEPGWGNTAFRVQETLNILDELIDSPDPQTLEAFISRIPMIFKIVLVSPHGWFGQEGVLGRPDTGGQVVYVLDQAKILEKRLQEDVILAGLEGLNVQPKVIILTRLIPNSDGTLCNQRLEKVHGTENAWILRVPLREFNPNITQNWISRFEFWPYLETYAIDAEKELLAEFQGRPDLIVGNYSDGNLVAFLLARRMKVTQCNVAHALEKSKYLFSNLYWQDLDDKYHFSLQFTADLLAMNAANFVISSTYQEIAGTPDSVGQYESYKCFTMPDLYHVVNGIELFSPKFNVVPPGVNENYYFPYLQNQDRVESDRQRITEMLFTLDDPTQIFGKLDDPSKRPIFSMARLDRIKNLTGLAECFGKSQELQAHCNLILVAGKLHVEESDDNEERDEIVRLYHIIDEYNLHGKIRWLAVRLSKTDSGEIYRVIADHQGIFVQPALFEAFGLTILEAMISGLPTFATQFGGPLEIIQDQVNGFYINPTNLEEIATKILHFVTTCEHNPQYWQEISQEAIDRVYSTYTWKIHTTKLLSLARIYGFWNFTSQENREDLLRYIEALFYLIYKPRAQQLLEQHKNR is encoded by the coding sequence ATGTCTGAATTATTGCAAACACTTTTAGATAGCGAAGAAAAGATTGATTTGCGGTCATTTATTAGTGAGTTACGCCAGCAAGAGAAGAAGTACTTACTGCGAAATGATATAGTTAATGTATATAGTGAATATTGCTCTAAACAGAAGAAATCAGAAAAATTTTACACTAGTTCCTATTTAGGCAACTTGATTTACTATACACAAGAAATTATTCAAGATGAATCAAACCTATATTTCGTGATTCGTCCGAAGATTGCTAGTCAAGAAGTTTATCGAGTGACGCCAGATTTGAGTATTGAACCGATTCCAGTCCAGGAACTGTTAGATCTGCGCGATCGCTTGGTAAATCGATTTCATCCCCATGAAGGCGACTTGCTAGAAATTGATTTTGGCCCCTTTTATGACTACTCCCCGATCATGCGTGATCCAAAAAATATTGGTAAGGGAGTACAATTTCTCAACCGTTATCTATCCAGCAAGTTATTTCAAGATGCTAAACAATGGCTAGAAAGCTTATTTATTTTCCTGCGCCTGCACCAATATAATGGTATTCATCTGCTAATAAATGATCGCATTCAATCACAAAAGCAACTTTCTGAGCAAGTCAAAAAAGCTCTAGCTTTTGTCAGCGTACGTTCTAGGGATGAACCCTATGAACAATTCCGCTTCCAATTACAAGCAATGGGTTTTGAACCGGGTTGGGGTAACACGGCTTTCCGCGTCCAAGAAACCCTGAACATTCTGGATGAATTGATAGATTCTCCCGACCCCCAAACCCTAGAAGCCTTCATTTCTCGCATCCCGATGATTTTTAAAATCGTCCTGGTTTCACCCCACGGTTGGTTTGGTCAAGAGGGGGTTTTGGGGCGTCCTGATACCGGGGGTCAGGTGGTTTATGTGTTAGATCAGGCAAAAATTCTCGAAAAGCGACTGCAAGAAGATGTTATTTTAGCTGGGTTAGAAGGACTCAATGTCCAGCCAAAGGTAATTATTCTCACCCGCTTAATTCCTAATAGTGATGGCACCCTTTGTAACCAAAGACTAGAAAAAGTTCACGGTACAGAAAACGCCTGGATTTTGCGCGTACCTTTACGGGAATTCAATCCCAACATAACACAAAACTGGATTTCTCGGTTTGAGTTTTGGCCTTATCTAGAAACCTACGCCATTGATGCGGAAAAAGAACTGTTGGCAGAATTTCAAGGTAGACCTGATTTAATTGTTGGTAACTATTCTGATGGTAATTTGGTAGCATTTTTGTTGGCACGGCGGATGAAAGTTACTCAATGTAATGTTGCCCATGCTTTAGAAAAATCTAAATACTTGTTTAGTAATCTATATTGGCAAGATTTGGACGATAAATATCATTTTTCATTGCAATTTACTGCTGATTTACTGGCAATGAATGCTGCTAATTTCGTCATTAGTAGCACCTACCAAGAAATTGCCGGAACACCAGATAGTGTAGGACAATATGAGTCTTACAAATGCTTCACAATGCCGGATTTGTACCATGTGGTCAATGGGATAGAATTATTTAGTCCCAAGTTTAATGTTGTACCACCGGGAGTGAATGAGAATTACTATTTTCCCTACTTGCAAAATCAAGACCGAGTAGAGAGCGATCGCCAGCGGATTACAGAAATGCTCTTTACCCTAGACGACCCTACGCAAATCTTTGGTAAACTCGACGATCCTAGCAAACGCCCTATCTTCTCAATGGCGCGTCTCGACCGAATTAAAAACCTCACAGGTCTAGCAGAATGCTTTGGTAAAAGTCAAGAATTGCAAGCACATTGCAACTTAATTTTAGTAGCGGGTAAGTTGCATGTTGAAGAATCAGACGACAACGAAGAACGAGACGAAATTGTTAGACTCTATCACATCATTGACGAGTACAATCTCCACGGAAAAATTCGCTGGCTGGCTGTGCGTCTATCTAAAACTGATTCTGGCGAAATTTATCGAGTCATCGCCGACCACCAAGGAATATTTGTTCAACCAGCGTTATTTGAAGCGTTTGGTTTAACAATTTTGGAAGCGATGATTTCTGGATTACCCACTTTTGCAACACAATTTGGTGGTCCATTAGAAATTATTCAGGATCAAGTGAATGGCTTTTACATTAATCCCACAAATTTAGAAGAAATCGCCACCAAAATTCTACATTTTGTCACCACTTGCGAACATAATCCTCAATATTGGCAGGAAATTTCCCAAGAAGCTATTGACAGAGTTTACAGCACCTATACCTGGAAAATTCACACAACAAAATTGCTATCATTAGCACGAATTTATGGCTTCTGGAACTTTACATCTCAAGAAAATCGAGAAGACTTGTTGCGCTATATCGAGGCTTTGTTCTATTTAATTTACAAGCCCAGGGCACAACAATTGTTAGAACAGCATAAAAATCGATAA
- a CDS encoding PEP-CTERM sorting domain-containing protein codes for MLLGIKKSLFTAGATSLLSLGTLAIANPSYAASIDLSNWGTIGDTIVNNSQAAINSGTVNTALTGGGTGSIEDFLGITAGSLDPVGSTFGATQGSAIKKTFTSINAGDVFRFNWNFATSDTDSAFITINNSVIPLTGSTPFSYSFATAGNYNIGIGVVDVEDSIGNSTLTVSDADLQAVPEPMTILGSAVALLFGTLMRRRLT; via the coding sequence ATGTTACTAGGAATCAAAAAATCATTGTTCACCGCCGGCGCTACCAGCTTATTAAGTCTTGGTACTCTCGCCATTGCTAACCCAAGTTACGCAGCTAGTATTGACCTGAGTAATTGGGGTACAATTGGTGATACCATCGTTAATAATAGCCAAGCTGCTATCAACTCAGGTACTGTGAACACCGCTTTGACTGGCGGTGGGACTGGTTCTATTGAAGATTTTTTGGGTATTACTGCTGGTAGTCTAGATCCAGTGGGTTCTACCTTTGGCGCTACACAAGGTTCGGCAATTAAGAAAACCTTTACGAGTATCAACGCTGGCGATGTTTTCCGCTTTAACTGGAATTTCGCTACCAGTGACACTGACAGCGCTTTTATCACAATTAATAATTCTGTTATCCCGTTGACAGGAAGTACACCTTTCAGCTACAGCTTTGCCACTGCGGGGAATTACAATATCGGTATTGGTGTTGTGGATGTTGAGGATAGTATTGGTAATTCGACTTTAACAGTGAGTGACGCCGATTTGCAAGCTGTTCCTGAACCGATGACTATCCTGGGTTCTGCGGTGGCGCTCTTGTTTGGTACACTTATGAGGCGGCGGTTGACGTGA